The stretch of DNA AAATACAGCGTGTCCTCTAGTCTCAAGCCACCCAGGCTTATTTGGACCAAGGAATTTGTCAGCACAAAGAGCATGTGAACACAGTCCCAGAGCTCTATGTGCTAATGCAGGGCCAAACCTGCAAGCTCTTCCTCACATGAATTACTCTGCCACAAAGTGGCCAACAAATAAAACTCCAAATTAGTCCCACAAGCAAGCCACAAGTGCTTTGAGACAGGGACTGCTATTTGCTTCCATGGTGTAACACCTGGCACTTCTGGGTTCTGCCAGTGGTGCAGCATTTAGGAGCCACTGCACTACAGAGGCGATCTGGGATGGCTGGGGCCTCACCTTCCTCATCTCAGAAGATTTTGCAgacaatgtttttttcttaaaactctTACATTAATTCCTTGCAATTTAATGACCAATACCTACTTGTATACCATGTCCAATCCAGAATATGTATAGTGCCAGCAGGCTCAATTCAGGACTGAAAGTCCTATGTCTGATCCCTTGTTTGCTTGTGGACTTTTGCAGGTAAACACCCACgcctgtatgggccattcacttaagagttgaacttgatgatccttgtgggtcctttccaactcagaatatattctgtggaaaaaaaaaaaaaaaaaaaaaaagccatgttcATCAGAGGAGTACTGTGTTGAGTGTTGAGACttaaataaggaagaaaatataatgtACTGTTTAGGCGTTCAGCCTGCTCTAGTGAGCAGTTATAGACTGCTCTGTAATCAcatctgcagaaacaaaatttgTTGCAGCTCCAGCTAAACAGCTTTGAGACTCAAAATCCATCTGGAGCAGAGatatgtgggttttttatttctggagaaATTAGATTAAGTGTTGAAATATGTCTGAGGGCGACAAGTGGACTTTAAATGGGACTGAAGGAACgccacagcaaaaataaagaacaacCCCAACCTAACAGGTGTGAAATGACTTCAGACCAAAGGCTGGATAGGTTGGGTTCCAGTTCCTCTTTTTAACCATGAACTTCTgtgttctttctcctctgcGTACTTTGTGGGTTTATCTCAGTGCTGTTAGCCACCCATATTGGTGCCAAACACCATTATAGACAAAAGGGTGTGTGTATTTTATCATGCCTTACAGACCTCTGATCAAACTGCCTCCTGGGGCAGGATCCCCAGGATGTGTTGTGGTAGCTGACAGagtccagctgtgctggtgctcaCCTGTATTtaggagcagcagcacacactCACCTCCCTGTCCAGGTGTGGAGTGTTCTGCAGTCCAGGAGTGCCACAGGTTGTGTTGCTACTTAGATTGCCATCTCTTGACGTgactgcttttctctgcttccaggaGAGAAATACGAGCTGCACGCAGGAACAGAGTCCACTCCCAGTGTGGTAGTGCACGTCTGTGACAGCGACATGGAAGATGACGAGGACCCAAAGAATTCTCCAAAGCCAAAAATCATTCAAACTCGACGCCCCGGTGTGCCACCACCTGTATCTAACTGAGCCTCTCCCGCAGAAGCAGCACTTctctctcctccagcacagctcttggtttttgtttgctttgttctgttgAAAGGCAGCCTTTGCCTTCTGAGCACCGGGACATTAAGGTCATTGAAACCCCTTCACAGTAATCAAGCCTCTGTAACAAAAGGGCTAGGAAAATGATCTTTGTACCTGTAACCATATCACACACCAACTGATAGATCTAGCTGGAAAGGACAAAACAAGGCTGAGGAAACAAGGGAGGGTTTCAGTCTGAGGATCTTTTCACGGCTATAATTTGCATGCTGAAACACCACTACCAGAGATACCGTTTGGGTGGGAATTAGGCCGATATCAGGCTTGATATTCAAACTCCCAGGATTGCTACTGCCCTTCATCGAGcagcctgctcctctgccctcctCACTTCCCAACAGACCTTagtcttttcccttttcactcttttttaAGGGGGTAGGTGTGTTGTTTTTACTCCACTAGCAGCTTGGTGGCCTTttcaccccctccccccccccccccccccagaatTTTCTGTAAGGAATACtatctttaaaacattttgagaaacaacagaaaacaactcTATTCCACCAACAGCTGTAGGGAATGGTGGTCTGAAATGGTGACAGGGATGTGAGATGGAGTTCTCTGGGCTgaggggagaggcagcagctgctggggggtCTGGTGTCTGTCAGTCCTTCtctctgaggaggagggagcctGAATATCAGTAGGGATTGTCAGTTTATCTTCCATCAGGGGATGAGTGGTGCTTCTCTCCGGGTCTGCAGAAGAGGAGCTGATTGACTGCTCATGTAAGATGGGATTCCTTGCTCCTGTCATAGCTGTATGTTCCAGTAATGATACAGGCTGAATGCTTTCCTAGTGGTGTGGTGAACAGCCCTGAAACTGTCAGTAATTACTTGCACATCTCTAATATTcagcccttttccctccccacttCCTGTGCTTCAAAGCCCTTCTTGAGCTGTCTGCAGTTTGGGTTTGTGGAGGTGAGCAGAGGTTagttaaaattcttttgttgggttttttttttttgtctttttttaggCCAAAGAAAACAGGACCATAATTACACACTTGAAATTAGACTGCATGCAACTGAATCCTCTTTTTCACCCTGTCCTGCATGTTTCTTTCACTTGCAATATATACTGGGTTACAAAAACTGTTCTGTGTTTGCATCATGGCTGACAGCAGACAGATCCCAGACTCCCTGTCTGGCAGACCTTCCatgatgatttatttttttaatgcatactTGTCATTTTGAGAACATATTTTCTAGACATTTGAGCTCAgattttgcatatatttaagCATGCGCTTAATTTATGCACATGAGTAGTTCCACTAAAATTAATACTGCAGAAACCAAGCATATGTGTAAGGTATGGTGGGATTTTTAAGCTAATTAGCTGCAGCTGTACTCCCCAAAGTGACTGTAAAATGGCACAGTGAGCTTCCACAGTTTAAAATCCTTTACAgcttaaaataagtaaatacaTTTTGGAAGCTTATTCTAGGATCTGAAAAGTCAGTTTAGGTTCTGTAATCAAGATTCTTGTCGTAAAACCTAATGATCTGGTTTCTGAGGGAGGGTTCCATCACACCCTTAATTAGCAGCGAAGCTACAAAGCTTCAGCAGAGTCAAGTCCCCCTTGGACAACAGGCATGTTGCTCTGTCAGTGAGGACAGGAGATGGCATTCCCAGCGGGCCTGGTGAGGACGTCTGGGAATGAGGACTTGTCATTCTCACATAGTTCATCCTCTTGACCACCACAGCCTCCTGATATTCCTGATGAGATGTAGTTCTTTACTCAGCACATTTCTGTAATGTGGTAATTGTTACTGGATTATGGGCATCGTTGTGTGCGTATTACACTGATAGAATACTGCTCATTAAATACAGCACAGACTGAACAGAAAATCGGGCTTTAGTATCCTCATGATATCTGTGTAGAGTTTTCTTAAAGTAACTCCTTAGAGGTGTCACTTAATTATTTTGTCAGtgatacattttaaattgtcttAAGGAAACAAATTGTCACTCAGGTCACAGCCCTAGGAATGTATCCTGTTGAAAACACCATCCTAGGCCGCAAATGGCATTCCAGGAGTAACACCACTGGCTTTTTTGAGAACACACCCAGAGCTGATGTCCATGGGGTTTAGCCCAGTATAAACAGGGACAGTAAGATTTAAACACATAAACAATCAGAGATAATCaccaatggattttttttacagGCAAGGCTGTAGGAGGCCACATCTTGTCCTTGCATCCATGTCCTCAAACTTCGGAGAGATGAGGTTCTGAACTAAGGACTTTGGCCTCAAATGATGTAAAATTGTACTGCAAATTAAAGCACTGGACCTTAAATGTTCTTTCCTCAAAGTgcattttcaaacatttaaaatgagGCCCCGTTCAGTGACTGCCCTGTGCTTTGTAAAGCTGTGTGGTACTaccctggaggcagcaggacacGGCTCATTGCTTGAagcacagaaatagaaacacaaTTACAAACCTGAAAATTCAAAGCAGCCTCTATGGTCAAAGCTTATATATCACCTGTATGTGATAAAATAATGGCCATCGTTTAAAAAAAGAGCTTCAGGTATTATGGAATAATGTCCCTATCATCAAAGCATCAGCATTTGGGACTCATGAGAGAAGCTGGTATTTTACTAAATGCTGGTTCTTGCCTGACATGGAAGGAAGGCTTCTTTCAAAAAATGCTGACTATCTGAAACGGGAATTGTCCTATTCAGTACATCACAGGCAGTACATCACACAGAGCCCCTACTCATTTGAGTgtgaatttgcttttctgtagcTTCTCCAGGGTCAGTCGCTCTGGCTTGCGCTTCTCACAGGGTTATCAGTGAGTTCTCTCATGCTGGAACCCTGGAAGAATGAAGCCTCAGTGTTACATTGTGGCTCCTGAGGCACAGTGGCACAGCccacataattttaatttcctcccCAATGCAGGAGCTGGCCAGAGTGGCTGGAGGTGATGCCCTAGGGCCTCTGTTGTGTGGGcatggctcctgctgctccttggaaattaaaagaaggaaatcagGGGAgtacagctgctgtttctgttgcCTGCTGCCTGTTTGTCCTTTCTGGGTTCTTCAGATATGAAATTGACATTTTAATGACTTCCTCAGTATAGGTTGAAGcatgaaaacatttccagtgcATGGAGAGAGTGTATTTTGGAATCTGCTCTTTTggaacaaaacaacaaatttCTGTGGCCTTGATTTTTGTAATTAAGACAAGGTAATGCAAACTCCCCCCTTCCTAacatacacagacacactcCAGTAAACTTTGTTTTCAGCCAAGAAAATATGGGAAGAGTATCCCTTCCTCAACCATAGCAAGACTACAGCCACAGTTACTGTAAAATGTTTTAGGTTATAAAAATTCTCCCCCTGCATAAATTGTGTAGCATCAATTTGATCCTAAATTGTGTGAGAGGGGTggattggttttattttggtcttTTCCACCTGTCTCCCATTCAGCAACACTGAAGAAGCTTTCAGCAAAAATACAGATTGTTGTTTGTACCAAGTAATGGACTGAACTCCTGGCAGGATGCAATTCCAGTGGTTTGTCTGAGCACTGTCACAGATGGCATGAGCATTTCCATTGTATTGTACATAACTTTTGGAATATTCTATTTAGTCATATTTTATAGGAGTATTAAAAAGCTACTGGCTAATTAATCACTTTTACACTTGTATAATTCAGAGcttagtttaaaataataaatatggcAAACAGTATTCTTGTGTTCTGCTTGCATTGGCGTTTGGAAAAGCAACATTTAAAGAGTTAAACTATATCAATAAACTGAGTAGTGTGTTGTGTACCCCTGGTAGAATTGAAAATGCTTAAATGTGTGACATAGGCCAAACTCTGTTTCAGTAGAAATTAGGGGGAAAACAGCCTTCTTGTTGGCAGGATATGCCATGTTCCATTTTAAGCTGCTGCAGTTTCACAGTCATGTGAACTTGCTCTGGTTTGCTGTGGATTTGGCTCGGTGTACACAAAAAAAGCTGCAGTGCAGTCGCTGGTGAGCAAAAGCTCGGCACGTCCCAGCCCCCCGGCATGGTTCTCCCTGGGCTTTTATAATCATGGGTGATGCAGTGGCCATGAATGCTTGGACAAGAACATGGCATCCAGCTGCCAACTAGGCTGGGGAAAGAGTTCTGTTAACATTCATTATTACAAAAAGTTGAAACTAATGTGTCTTGCATCAGTTTGTACTGGGTCTTGCAAAGGATTGGAAACTGGGAGATGAGTTTGCTGATAACTGTCCTGTGAAATTCTGATATCGAATTGCTCAGATCtggattgggaaaaaaatgatttgtttttctttttctgtgtgcctggcataaaaaaatttgtttctcaAAGGATGATTGTTCATGCTTCTGAAAATTAGATCTGCTTAAGAAGTCTCATTGGAGATGTAAATTCTGAGCTCCttaatttctttggaaagaacAGGCCTTAACCTCTgtgttttaattagaaaaacTAGTAATAGTGAACTTCTTCTGGGGTTCTTTTTACCTCTTCTAGAGGTGAAATGCAGGAGGCCTAGTTTATTCTTCACTTTGAGCACCAAAAGAGCTTCCCTCACCACAGTGAGTTTCTTCATCTACCCAactgaaatgctgtgtttgcGACATGCCGGCTGTGGCTCTTCCATTGTGCTTggcactggacacagcactgggaaatAAGCTTCAGGGAAATGAGCTTCTCTGCTATCTGTGGATAGCAGAGAGCTGTGTGTCCCACAGGATCAGACTGATCACAGTCACAGCACTTTCAGATCCTCTAAAGAACCTTTACTGAATTTAGTTTTGGTCCTTCTTTAGTGGCAAAGACTTCATCACTAAACTTTTGCTGTTTCAGGCTTTCTCTCACATACCAGTGTAAATGTAAGAGCTTTCCATTTCCTTGATTCCCTTTTGGCTAAGAAATCACATTTACTTCTGGTTTATCGAAAAGCAAAACCAGGTATGGAATAGAGTCCCAGCTCTCATTTATACTCGGCATCATGCAATGTTCTTGAATAACTAGTTACACTAGCAAAAGCCCcaaatactgcttttcctgGTTTAACCCATCTTCTGAGGGAGTACAGCAGCTTTTAATATTCCAGGCTCCTTTTAAAAGGAGATGTTTTTCTAACAGTAGctatgctctttttttttgaatacaTGTAGACTGCAGCATTCAGGGGTAAAATGACAAGGGAGGAAGTGCTGTAAAAGCTCTTTCCCACAGGTCTATTTGAAGTGTGGAGTATATTTTCTTTGgcttggagggaagggaaggcagcacTGATAaaggcagaacagcagcagccctcTGGATGGAAGAGCAGGAACCCTGAATGCCCCCACTGCAGAGATGCtcagaaaactttaaaaaccaGCCTGAactctctctccccttctgtCAGTTCGTTCAGTTGCTACACAGAGATTCTGGGGCTGCAGCAAGAGTCATCTTAATACAGGATTGTGTCCTGATGCAGCGGCTACAAAGTCTAGATAGGGACATTTGTTAGAGAGATTCTTGCTGGAGTAAGGCTGGGAAAGCTGTGAAGTGTGAGCAGCCTTGAAGTTAATGAAAAGTGAAGATATTCAGAACCTTAAAACAGACTTCAGGATTCAGTTTTGAATCAGGGGCTTCCTCACTCGCAACACTGAGAGTATCCAGCAAGAAGGATTAAACTTCTCTACTATTCTCACCAGAAAATCAGCCTTCTTTTAACAAATTATTGTAACTGATCATTTATCTAGTGCAAGAAAGTTGTGTCTACATTAGTGTCACACAGTTGTGTTCTCTTCACTGTTGGGTTAATGAAGGTAAATGTTCTGAATCCATTTTAGAGCAGAGTTCTTGTACagaaacttcagaaagaaatgccATCTGTAAGGACTGGTGGATTCTTAAGTGTCAGTTTGGCAAGTTGTCCTTCTGTGGGtagctgcagaaatatttcGTGTATGTTGTTGTAGATTTAAAAGCATTACTCATGGTTTCATTCAAGTGTCTGCATTTCTGACACAGATGTGACATATCTGTATATATTATAAATCAATACTATTTTTAACCACATATTTTGTACAAATATTCACATTAGCTCTGTACTTCAATGAAAATCTATTATGGTATTAAACATTTTGGTGGAATTAGCAAACTCCTTGTCCgtgctttgctttcattttataacAGCGTTAAGCAGCTGAACCATTTCTGGCATCCAAGGCAGATATCATTTCCAGCGCCTCATGTTGTTCCTTAAATCCAGGTGCACCTGTACCCTCTAGTGACTGATCCCAGCcactgcagaggcagctcccaACACCTCCGGATCCGAGTGAGAGCCCAAAATCAAACCTGAATCAACAATAAATGTGAGCACAGTTTTTTCTAGCTGATGAGTAACATCATGGAACAGCACATGGCTGTTGAGGGACACCCAATGAGAGATTTCAATACACAGAGGTGCAGTTTTGTAACAACTTTTTCCTTTATCCCCTTTCTCCAGAGTTTCTGGGTGGGGTTCATGGCCAGGAATCGGGTGATGAACTTTGTGCTACAGGTGTGGTCCaattcagttttctgtgcaGAACAGCCGCATCCACACAGGTTCTGCCAAGCACAGCAGCAATGTGATTCTCCAGGCTTGGACTAGCTCAGCCTCACACCTGTAACAGAACAGTaatgaaggagggaaaaaaagacattaagaaaacaattaaaagaacCTTGACCCCTACTACAATCCCTAGAGCTGTGGTGAAGGGGAGAAAGGTatcacacacatacacacatatattaaaaaatatttgtttattcaCTAGATAGGCagtgcatgtatatatatatattcatcaGATAGGCAGTGTCAGCTATAAAGGGATTAATAAGCATTGTGTTTGATTCTGtatggttggacttgatgactgtaaaggtctcttccaaccgtgacaattctatgattctgtgttccCATGCATCAGTAAGAGGATAATGGTTTTGTACACTGCCATGAAGTGGGGTGGGGGTCTGTGTACATACACAGGACACGGACTTTGGACTCATATGTAGCAAAGGAAAGGTGGGAAACCTAGCTTGGATTTCTGTCCAGTTCAGCAGTTTGGATTCTAGtgaaatgaggaaggaaaaattcatttCCATTCCAGGGCGTAGTTGTGGGTCTGGACATCACAATGTGGGGAAAAGCATCTGCCAGGaaacaaatagaaaatttaGAGCCTCAGaacagaagaggagaaaaaagtctAGAAAAAAACAGCGGAATCaaaacttttttacttttttaactGAAGAAGCACCTCCAGATGTCCAGAGAATGAATTTTGCTCCTTGTTTTTTGGGTTGGGTCACAGCCCATCCAGCCctatttctatttaatttctattaaatttaTGACATGCAGCAACACCCTTACAACCTACCCTTCTTGACACCTGCACAAGGGCTGTACTGGGGAGCCCACCCCAAACACACACCTCACCTGTGAcgtgggggtgctggtggcagtggctgaacatgagccaggtgtgcccaggtgggcaaggaggccagtggcacctgggctgcaccagcaatagtgtggcagcaggaccagggcagtgatgtccccctgtgctgggcactgctgaggccacacctcgagtgctgtgtccagttctggggctctcagttcaggaaggacattgaggggctggagagtgtccagagaagggaagggagctggggaagggtctggagcacaagtctggtgaggagcagctgagggacctgggaaaggggctcagcccggagagaaggaggctcagggggaaccttcTGGCTCTTCACAGCTCCCggacaggagggtgcagccggggggggtcgggctccTCTCCCCGATAACaagcgacaggacaagaggacatggcctcaggctgagccaggggaggtttaggctggatattaagaataatttcttcacaggaCGGatgattagacattggaataggctgccaAGGGAGgcggtggagtcaccgtccctggaggtgtttaaggaaagactggacatggcactgaGGGCCGCGGTTCAGCTGACACGGTGCCGCTCGGTCAAAGGCCGGACTCTGATCTCAGAGCTCTTTCGCGACCCAAATAACGCTGTGAGTCCGCAATTCcacctccccctccctcccggGCCCGCCCCCGCGCGGTCCCGCCCCGCACGCTCTGAGTGACAgcgccggggccgctcccgggTGGGGCCGGGCCGGACCCGCTGCTCCGCGGCCCCTCAGGTAATGGCGGGCGGCTCCGGGGCTCGGGGGGTGCCCGGCGTCCTCCGGCCCGGGGCTCGCGGTGGTGCGGGCGCTGCGTGTGGGGAATGGCGGCCTGGGCTCGGCGTTCGCGTGTGCTGAGCTCCGGCGGCCGCCGAGCGGGGCCCGGGGCGCTTCTCTGTCGGTCGTGTCcgtccgtgtgtccgtgtggcagctcctgcccttggCAGTCCGGTGGGTTCGTTCCCCCAGAGCCTCTCGGGTCCCCCAGGTTTTGTTGGTGCCGAGTTCCGCAGAGACCCGGGTCAATAGATGTGCTTAGGTTGTATCCAGGGGAAAACAATATGAGGAGgccttggggaaaaaaccaaaccacccatcatttattatttattaagaGCATGCAGTTAAGGAGTTGGAATAATAGAATTATAGATCATGATGAGGTCATTAGCTGTGTAAAATTCAGAAGTAAAGACTTGATTTCACTTGAGAAGGCTGCAAGGTGTACTTGTCCCTCCCCAGAAGGGGAATTTATGGGCTATGTCTAATTTGGCAGCTGTGTTCCTATGAACACAGCAGCGTGTTGGCCTTGTGTCCTTCAGGTTCAGCTGGAAGAAATGTCCCATTAGGTGGATCTGAGGGAATCTGTAGCCTTTGGGTCTGTGTTGTTTGCTGAAAGGGGAATTACATCTCTGGAGTGTCAGTTTGTTCTTAGCAGAACTCAAAGCCTGGATTTTAATTTCTAGAGACACACAAGTTTGGTGTAACATTTGACTGCCTGCAAgtcacagaatcctagaatcacagagtggttcgggttgggagggaccttaaagctcatctcattccaaccccctgccatgggcagggatacctttcACCagtccaggttgctccaagcccagtccaacctggccttgaacttcacttccagggatagggcagccacagatCCCATTCCATTGTTGCAGTGGTATTCAGATGCTTTTTACACCGTAACTTCTTATATTCACTAGGCTATTTATGTACTCTAAATATTAAGATGGATTTATTGTTACAAATtcactgttttccagctgaatttCAGTGGTGACTGGGTCCCAGAGGACTGCTGAAAAATGGGAACCTAAATGGAACTATGAGGAATATTGGTACAGCCCACATGCAGAACTGGATTTAGCAATATCTGGTCTTGTGGTTGTGATGCTGTTGAGCAATAAGTGGAGAATATTAGCATGAAATTTTAGGTCAGTTACAGACAGGGAATTTCTGTGTGAGGGTTCTTACAGGGATCTTGCTTTGAGTAGATAACTGAGTTTTAAACAAGAAGATGTTTGGGAAGAACAGGAGGAGACTGGGGCAGGGGAGCACAGCCCAATACAATGTGAAATTATGTGTCCTATGTCAGATAAGGACATAATAAGGACTGTTAGATAAGGAATGCCAGTCATAGCTAGAAGTAATTCATGTCCTTGAGACTTAGGATCAGAACTGGagtcacagaatgatttgggttggaagggacgttaaaggtcatcttgttccagcccccctgccatgggcagggacgccttccactatcccaggttgctccgagccctgtccagcctggccttgagcacttccagggatggggcagccacagcttctctagacctgttccagggcctcaccaccctcacagtaaataatttcttcctaatatctaatctagccctgccttctgtcagtttgaagccattcccccttgtcctgtcactgccaTTCCCTTGTCCTTGCCTGCTTTTGTAAAATATATCTTAGagtatataaatacataagGAATATTTTAACCACTCACTTTTAAAACTAAGTCATGACTTTGACAACTTCTGTCTCTGCTCAACAGATGCCATGTTGCCTCAGAAGAGGGGACAGATACCTTCCAGAATAGCCATGAGCAGTTATTGGAAAGCCCTGGGAATTTTCTTACTCTGTCTTCAAAGTGCGCTGTCtcaccagccagcccagcccagagtGCTGCTCGTGTCTTTTGATGGGTTTCGGTGGGATTACATCTACAGAGTGTCCACTCCCAATTTTCACTATGCCATGAAGAACGGGGTGCACGTCAGGCAGGTCACGAACGTGTTCATAACGAAGACGTACCCCAACCACTACACCCTGGTGACCGGGCTCTACGCAGAGAGCCACGGCATCGTCGCTAACGAGATGTACGATCCTGTCCTGAATGAAACCTTCTCCCTGAACAAAATGAACACCCACAACTCCAAGTTCTGGGAAGAGGCCACCCCAATATGGGTGACGAACCAGAGGGAAGGACACAAATCTGGTGCTGCTATGTGGCCTGGAACAGATGTGAAGATACATGGAGTCTTGCCTACACATTACATGCCCTACAATGAATCTGTTCCCTTTGAAGACAGGGTAGCGAAGCTCATTGCCTGGTTTACATCAGAAGAACCCATAAACTTTGGTCTCCTGTACTGGGAACAGCCTGATGAGATGGGCCACTTTCTGGGCCCTGAAAACCCACTTATGGGAGCGATAATCAGTGACATTGACAGAAAACTGGGGTATCTCATTTCTGAACTGAAGAAAGCGAAGCTGTGGGATGTGATAAATGTCATAGTCACAAGTGATCACGGAATGTCACAGTCATCCTTGGAAAGGCTCATTGAGCTTGATCAGTACGTGAGCAGAGAGCTCTATAAAGTCATCGACCACTCCCCTGCAGTAGCCATTTTGCCACAAGAAGGTAGGAGCTACAGCAGTAACGTTCCCTGAGGAGATACTTGAGTATCCAAACTTTATAGACTGAGTTGGTGGTAGCAGCATAGCAGCACTGATGGCAGTAGGACATCAGCCTTGAACAAAGAGCACTTGCAGGatccctttggtttttttgcaggCTCTGTCAAAAGCCTGGAGtaactttcagaaaagaaaagggagcaAATCTGTTTGCTGTTGACTAATATTGCCAAGGATCCTTTAGTCCTtgtgagaagtaaaataatctAATGGCATTATCAAGGCTGAATGGTGCTCTAGATAGATAACACCTGAATGTTACCTATCTTGCCTTTCATCAGGATGCTGAAGCCATAGTGGAAGAATTATCTTTCTAACTCTGAGAACAGATTATATTTCTAAACTGAGAACAGATGGGGATCTTTGATAAAAAGAAAGCCTGTGTTGGCTATTTGATTAGATGCCAGCTATTGTAGTTCACTTGAGTTTTTTCCCCCGTCATGCTGAACAGCCAGCCAGTTACATTCataccatttttactgtgaTAAAGATGGGCAAGAATAATGTTGGAATTGAAATCTGAAATCTGGTTACAGTCACCTAAGGGTTGCTGAAATGTCAGGTGTATGTTTACTGTCACTAATGCATCTGCTCTTTATTTTGATGATCAAGTACTGTAAACTACTTGGTGCAGATGTGTTAACCTGGAAAATAACACCCCTGCCCACACAAACAAAGTGCTAATTTGGAAGTTGAGTTTTCAGGTGACCTTCTGGA from Corvus cornix cornix isolate S_Up_H32 chromosome 3, ASM73873v5, whole genome shotgun sequence encodes:
- the ENPP5 gene encoding ectonucleotide pyrophosphatase/phosphodiesterase family member 5 produces the protein MLPQKRGQIPSRIAMSSYWKALGIFLLCLQSALSHQPAQPRVLLVSFDGFRWDYIYRVSTPNFHYAMKNGVHVRQVTNVFITKTYPNHYTLVTGLYAESHGIVANEMYDPVLNETFSLNKMNTHNSKFWEEATPIWVTNQREGHKSGAAMWPGTDVKIHGVLPTHYMPYNESVPFEDRVAKLIAWFTSEEPINFGLLYWEQPDEMGHFLGPENPLMGAIISDIDRKLGYLISELKKAKLWDVINVIVTSDHGMSQSSLERLIELDQYVSRELYKVIDHSPAVAILPQEGKVDEVYEALANAHPNMTVYKKEQIPDRFHYKHNSKIQPILAVADKGWEIVHNKTDSFLFGNHGYDNTVPEMHPIFLAVGPAFRKNVTKEFMNATDLYPLLCHLLGINPLPNNGSFNAVKDILAEEVPGARGADTYSTVVGVFLGSLLVLVFTAVFVKHFVLAQANSMQIQHTEAAQPLLQD